In Plantibacter sp. PA-3-X8, one DNA window encodes the following:
- a CDS encoding LysR family transcriptional regulator has translation MTHDLHRQLERDAITLRQLRSAVVVADARTLGAAANLLGVAQPSLAQQLRRLEAALGVELFSVLGEEYRPTREGQRFLLKVRTFIDVVADMDPASPARHIRVGRPPTTWDAVVSEAGRRIDVPAVAVAIEPVEQLHLVTTGRLDATIVRLPMELPDELAAEEIAALPLGVVMRAAHPLSAKDVIEWSDLADQELLRPEPGKDPAYSAWLAGALAARGWYPRSLTIDAGNDTLFLDALRFGERLVALRPVAAMREDDGLCWRPFADAPELRERFALVTRRE, from the coding sequence ATGACGCACGACCTCCACCGCCAACTCGAACGCGACGCCATCACCCTTCGTCAGCTGCGGTCGGCCGTGGTCGTCGCGGATGCTCGGACGCTCGGTGCCGCGGCGAACCTGCTCGGGGTCGCACAGCCGAGTCTCGCGCAGCAGCTGCGGCGGCTCGAGGCCGCGCTCGGGGTCGAGCTGTTCAGCGTCCTGGGGGAGGAGTACCGCCCGACGCGTGAGGGGCAGCGCTTCCTGTTGAAGGTCCGCACCTTCATCGACGTCGTCGCCGACATGGATCCCGCGTCACCGGCTCGGCACATCCGGGTCGGCCGTCCGCCGACGACGTGGGACGCGGTCGTCTCCGAGGCCGGTCGCCGCATCGACGTCCCGGCGGTCGCCGTCGCGATCGAACCGGTCGAGCAGCTGCACCTCGTCACCACCGGTCGTCTCGACGCCACCATCGTGCGTCTGCCGATGGAGCTGCCGGACGAGCTCGCCGCAGAGGAGATCGCTGCGCTGCCGCTCGGCGTCGTCATGCGCGCCGCGCACCCGCTGTCGGCGAAGGACGTCATCGAGTGGTCCGATCTCGCCGACCAGGAGCTGCTCCGTCCCGAGCCCGGCAAGGACCCGGCGTACTCGGCCTGGTTGGCCGGCGCGCTCGCGGCGCGCGGCTGGTACCCGCGCTCGCTGACGATCGACGCGGGGAACGACACCCTGTTCCTCGACGCCCTGCGCTTCGGTGAGCGACTCGTCGCCCTCCGTCCGGTAGCTGCGATGCGGGAGGACGACGGCCTGTGCTGGCGACCGTTCGCCGACGCACCTGAGCTCCGCGAACGGTTCGCCCTGGTCACCCGACGCGAGTGA
- a CDS encoding ScbR family autoregulator-binding transcription factor produces the protein MPERRPQQQRGHERRQTVVEGAARMFDRVGYGQASLSDIAREAGTTQGSLYFYFPSKEELAIAVINEQSTRSIAALTAPTTAPSPFGGLVQASRLITEQLLTDPITRAGLRLSLEQGVIQAPTTAFHEQWIASVEERVQASIELGELQSPLEPAELARSFVAFFTGTQLISNLLAGRTDLLNAVDTMWRILIAAVIVADRQAEVLAVLDAAFDAQDA, from the coding sequence ATGCCCGAACGACGACCACAGCAGCAACGAGGTCATGAACGACGCCAGACCGTCGTCGAAGGTGCCGCCCGCATGTTCGACCGGGTCGGCTACGGACAGGCGAGCCTGTCGGACATCGCCCGCGAGGCGGGGACGACGCAGGGCTCGCTCTACTTCTACTTCCCCTCGAAAGAGGAACTGGCGATCGCCGTCATCAACGAGCAGAGCACGCGCTCGATCGCTGCGTTGACCGCGCCGACCACCGCGCCCTCGCCGTTCGGTGGGCTGGTCCAGGCCTCCCGCCTCATCACCGAGCAACTGCTCACCGACCCCATCACGCGCGCCGGCCTGCGGCTGTCCCTCGAGCAGGGCGTCATCCAGGCTCCGACGACCGCGTTCCACGAGCAGTGGATAGCGAGCGTCGAGGAGCGGGTGCAGGCCTCGATCGAGCTCGGTGAGCTGCAGTCTCCGCTCGAGCCGGCGGAACTGGCGAGGTCCTTCGTCGCGTTCTTCACCGGGACGCAGCTCATCTCGAACCTGCTGGCCGGCCGGACCGACCTCCTCAACGCGGTCGACACCATGTGGCGGATCCTCATCGCAGCGGTCATCGTCGCGGATCGCCAGGCCGAGGTGCTCGCCGTCCTCGACGCCGCCTTCGACGCGCAGGACGCCTGA
- a CDS encoding response regulator, translating to MAADLTVLVVDDDFHVARLHCRIVDEVDGFRALSPVGSAAEAARSIAAEPPDLVLLDGYLPDRNGLELLVDLPIDTIVVSAASDGASVRRALRAGALGYLVKPFAPQVLHDRLAAYARFRNVLDEAVNADQERIERALRILHSGDAGATTRSRSATETAVLEAVSEADGERSAAEVAELVGVSRATAQRYLSALAARGLLTTQLRYGTAGRPEHRYAPPGVGR from the coding sequence ATGGCGGCCGATCTCACCGTGCTGGTCGTCGACGACGACTTCCACGTCGCCCGCCTGCACTGCCGGATCGTCGACGAGGTCGACGGGTTCCGGGCGCTCAGTCCTGTCGGGTCTGCTGCCGAGGCCGCACGGAGCATCGCCGCCGAGCCGCCCGACCTCGTGCTCCTCGACGGCTACCTTCCCGATCGGAACGGGCTCGAGCTCCTCGTGGACCTCCCGATCGACACCATCGTCGTCTCCGCAGCGTCGGACGGTGCGTCCGTGCGCAGAGCGCTTCGTGCGGGAGCCCTCGGGTATCTGGTGAAGCCGTTCGCGCCGCAGGTGCTCCATGACCGGCTCGCCGCCTACGCCCGCTTCCGCAACGTCCTCGACGAGGCGGTGAACGCCGACCAGGAGAGGATCGAGCGCGCCCTGCGCATCCTGCACTCCGGCGACGCCGGGGCGACGACCCGGTCGAGATCCGCGACGGAGACAGCAGTCCTCGAAGCGGTGTCGGAGGCGGACGGAGAGCGCTCGGCCGCCGAAGTGGCCGAGCTGGTCGGCGTCTCACGCGCGACGGCGCAACGGTATCTCTCCGCGCTGGCCGCCCGAGGGCTCCTGACGACGCAGCTGCGGTACGGGACCGCCGGGCGTCCAGAGCACCGGTACGCGCCGCCAGGCGTCGGCCGCTGA
- a CDS encoding ATP-binding protein — translation MIGDEAERPGRRRGGRSSFAAQVLVLQLVVVIAVVAVCTGVFAWMSSERLVQEAQSTALAIAQSVASDPDVRTAVTLEARTPGTPTAADLRTGPLQELGREVGARTGALFVVITDERGIRLAHPDPDQLGLRVSTSAEAALAGTESVSWETGTLGPSARAKVPVFAAESSDTGGAVVSSGAGEVVGEISVGFAPQRVFADVVGETMLVAGAALLALTIGLVASMLIRRRLRRLTLGLGPEELAALVQNQAAVLGGVGEGVLGVSPDGVVTVCTDQAARLLDIGSVVGRRFDDLDLPDPLVDLVVDDAASPTSAQLVVGSRVLFVDVRPVSRDGVDLGRVVVVRDRTDVEALTRRLDAVATMTTALRAQRHEFANRLHAISGLLETGQDAEARDYLANVLDHGPLKYPVQHADRLTEPYLQAFLGAKGVEAAERGVLVTIGSETLVTGSLCDPEDVTTVLGNLLDNAVNAAVAGRVRPAWVEVEVLDHGTELHCSVMDSGDGVVATGQDDAPPASPTSDHGDLDDVHGHGFGLPLSRDIARRRGGDVWLASPGVRGEHGAVFCARLPGTVVPAPSMAGDG, via the coding sequence ATGATCGGCGACGAAGCGGAGCGGCCAGGTCGACGACGGGGCGGGCGCTCCAGCTTCGCGGCGCAGGTGCTCGTGCTGCAGCTGGTCGTCGTCATCGCGGTCGTCGCCGTGTGCACGGGCGTGTTCGCCTGGATGAGCAGCGAGCGCCTCGTGCAGGAGGCCCAGTCCACCGCCCTCGCGATCGCCCAGAGTGTCGCGAGCGATCCCGACGTCCGCACCGCCGTGACGCTCGAGGCACGTACCCCGGGGACGCCGACGGCGGCCGACCTCCGGACCGGCCCCCTGCAGGAGCTCGGCCGTGAGGTCGGCGCACGGACCGGGGCGCTCTTCGTGGTCATCACCGACGAGCGCGGGATCCGTCTGGCGCACCCCGACCCCGACCAGCTCGGGCTCCGGGTGAGCACCAGCGCGGAAGCGGCCTTGGCCGGTACGGAGTCGGTCTCGTGGGAGACCGGCACCCTCGGCCCGTCTGCGCGCGCCAAGGTGCCCGTCTTCGCCGCCGAGTCCTCCGACACCGGTGGGGCCGTGGTCTCGTCCGGCGCCGGCGAGGTCGTCGGCGAGATCAGCGTCGGGTTCGCCCCGCAGCGCGTGTTCGCCGACGTCGTGGGCGAGACCATGCTGGTCGCGGGCGCAGCGCTCCTCGCGCTGACGATCGGTCTGGTCGCTTCGATGCTCATCCGGCGCCGGCTGCGGCGGCTGACCCTCGGCCTCGGACCGGAGGAACTCGCCGCGCTCGTGCAGAACCAGGCTGCGGTCCTCGGCGGGGTCGGCGAAGGCGTCCTCGGTGTCTCGCCGGACGGCGTCGTGACGGTGTGCACCGATCAGGCGGCCAGGCTCCTCGACATCGGGTCGGTCGTCGGGCGCCGGTTCGACGACCTCGACCTGCCCGATCCACTGGTGGACCTCGTCGTGGACGACGCCGCATCGCCGACCTCGGCCCAGCTCGTCGTCGGGTCCCGCGTCCTGTTCGTCGACGTCCGGCCCGTGTCCCGGGACGGCGTCGACCTCGGGCGGGTGGTCGTCGTCCGCGACCGTACCGACGTCGAGGCGCTCACCCGGCGGCTCGACGCGGTCGCGACGATGACGACCGCCCTCCGCGCGCAGCGGCACGAGTTCGCGAACCGGTTGCACGCGATCTCCGGACTCCTCGAGACCGGGCAGGACGCCGAGGCCCGCGACTATCTCGCCAACGTGCTCGACCATGGACCGCTGAAGTACCCGGTGCAACACGCGGACCGACTCACCGAGCCCTACCTCCAGGCCTTCCTCGGCGCGAAGGGCGTCGAAGCTGCGGAACGCGGGGTGCTCGTGACCATCGGCTCCGAGACCCTCGTCACCGGCTCCCTGTGCGATCCTGAGGACGTGACCACCGTCCTCGGCAACCTGCTCGACAATGCGGTGAACGCGGCCGTCGCGGGCCGGGTCCGACCGGCCTGGGTGGAGGTCGAGGTCCTCGACCACGGCACCGAGCTGCACTGCTCCGTGATGGACTCGGGCGACGGCGTCGTGGCGACCGGCCAGGACGACGCTCCACCCGCCTCCCCGACCAGCGACCACGGCGATCTGGACGACGTCCACGGCCACGGGTTCGGTCTGCCCCTCTCACGCGACATCGCCCGTCGTCGAGGAGGGGACGTCTGGTTGGCGTCTCCCGGCGTCCGCGGCGAACACGGAGCGGTCTTCTGCGCGCGGCTCCCCGGGACGGTCGTACCGGCGCCGTCCATGGCGGGAGACGGATGA
- a CDS encoding CitMHS family transporter, translating into MLVILGFAMILTFMVLIMTKRLTPMVALIIVPTVFGLFAGAGLGLGDMVIEAIGSLAPTAALLMFAIMYFGIMIDVGLFDPLVRFIVRALGNDPAKIVVGTALLAGAVSLDGDGSTTFIVTTAAMLPIYLRLGMNPVVLTCVAGLANGTLNIVPWGGPTVRAASALGVSPTEIFVPMLPSLAAGLVLVFAFAWFLGLGERKRLAGVDLLGDGASGVAAPGSGSGPADHPLTGGMSTTFSTSARGRLATLVRPDDTAMADTMLDPERDTLRPRLIWVNLVLTVAVMTLLVLDLVPLPYVFMVGTAIALLVNFPRLAQQSKEIVAHAPSIVGVVSMVLAAGVLIGVLNGTGMVTAMADWIVDIIPTELGPFLAVITGVLSIPMTFFMSNDAFYFGILPVLAESASTFGIEPVEMARASITGQPVHLQSPLVPAILLLVSLASVNLGDHHKKVLWRAAIVSLVMLVVGVLVGTIPFG; encoded by the coding sequence ATGCTGGTCATTCTCGGATTCGCGATGATCCTCACCTTCATGGTGCTGATCATGACGAAGCGCCTCACCCCGATGGTGGCGCTCATCATCGTCCCCACGGTCTTCGGGCTGTTCGCCGGGGCCGGACTCGGGCTCGGCGACATGGTCATCGAGGCGATCGGCAGCCTCGCTCCGACCGCCGCCCTGTTGATGTTCGCGATCATGTACTTCGGGATCATGATCGACGTCGGGCTCTTCGACCCGCTCGTCCGGTTCATCGTCCGTGCGCTGGGCAATGACCCGGCGAAGATCGTCGTCGGTACGGCGCTCCTGGCGGGCGCGGTGTCACTCGACGGCGACGGGTCGACGACCTTCATCGTGACGACCGCCGCGATGCTGCCGATCTACCTGCGGCTCGGCATGAACCCGGTCGTCCTCACCTGCGTCGCCGGGCTCGCGAACGGCACGCTCAACATCGTCCCGTGGGGTGGGCCGACCGTTCGAGCCGCCTCGGCCCTGGGCGTCTCGCCGACCGAGATCTTCGTCCCGATGCTGCCGTCGCTCGCCGCCGGCCTCGTCCTCGTGTTCGCCTTCGCCTGGTTCCTGGGACTGGGGGAGCGCAAGCGCCTCGCGGGCGTCGACCTCCTCGGCGACGGCGCCTCCGGCGTCGCCGCACCGGGTTCGGGTTCCGGGCCCGCCGACCACCCGCTCACCGGCGGCATGTCGACGACCTTCTCGACCAGTGCCCGTGGGCGCCTCGCGACCCTCGTCCGCCCTGACGACACGGCCATGGCCGACACGATGCTCGACCCCGAGCGCGACACCCTGCGCCCGCGACTCATCTGGGTCAACCTCGTGCTCACGGTCGCGGTCATGACGCTGCTCGTGCTCGACCTCGTGCCGTTGCCCTACGTGTTCATGGTCGGCACCGCCATCGCCCTCCTGGTGAACTTCCCGCGGCTCGCGCAGCAGTCCAAGGAGATCGTCGCCCACGCCCCGAGCATCGTCGGCGTCGTCTCGATGGTGCTCGCGGCCGGTGTGCTGATCGGCGTCCTCAACGGGACCGGCATGGTCACCGCGATGGCCGATTGGATCGTCGACATCATCCCGACGGAGCTCGGTCCGTTCCTCGCGGTCATCACCGGGGTGCTCAGCATCCCGATGACGTTCTTCATGAGCAACGACGCGTTCTACTTCGGCATCCTGCCGGTGCTGGCCGAGAGCGCCTCGACCTTCGGCATCGAGCCGGTCGAGATGGCGCGGGCGTCGATCACCGGTCAGCCGGTCCACCTGCAGAGCCCGCTCGTGCCGGCCATCCTCCTGCTCGTCTCGCTCGCCAGCGTGAACCTCGGCGACCACCACAAGAAGGTCCTGTGGCGCGCCGCGATCGTCTCGCTCGTGATGCTCGTCGTCGGCGTGCTCGTGGGCACCATCCCGTTCGGCTGA
- a CDS encoding LysM peptidoglycan-binding domain-containing protein: MGPKESTGRRRALSHVRTLAIGVVGLLALSGCVSEPAPPPVTVVVTQQPDPSPSVAPVPTSTARDALPPEPAPIVPNAPAEPAEPIPEGPAFDLGPRDGALGPVVSDADGNPISYTVVAGDVFFDIAQRFDLPQQQLLRMNPSIPGFGLDIYIGDIVNLDWTTTR, from the coding sequence GTGGGGCCGAAGGAATCGACCGGACGTCGACGTGCGCTGTCGCACGTCCGGACCCTCGCGATCGGTGTCGTCGGTCTCCTCGCCCTCAGCGGCTGCGTCTCGGAGCCGGCCCCGCCTCCGGTGACGGTCGTCGTCACCCAGCAGCCGGACCCGTCGCCCTCGGTCGCCCCGGTGCCCACCTCCACTGCGCGCGACGCGCTGCCTCCTGAACCGGCGCCGATCGTGCCGAACGCGCCGGCGGAACCGGCGGAACCGATTCCGGAGGGCCCCGCGTTCGACCTCGGGCCGAGGGACGGTGCGCTCGGCCCGGTCGTCTCGGACGCCGATGGCAATCCGATCAGTTACACGGTGGTCGCCGGCGACGTGTTCTTCGACATCGCGCAGCGCTTCGACCTGCCGCAGCAGCAGTTGCTCCGCATGAACCCGTCGATCCCCGGCTTCGGACTCGACATCTACATCGGCGACATCGTCAACCTCGACTGGACGACCACGCGTTGA
- a CDS encoding Gfo/Idh/MocA family protein, translating into MTEQDIDRTGTGTPTAGPSTGLRWGILGPAGVAKSFTADLRRHGFDVRAVASRSAETAAAFAAEFDIPNVHVGYEALAADPEVDVIYIATPHPFHAEQAVLALDAGKHVLIEKPFTLNAAEAQAVVALAAERGLVVLEAMWTRFLPHMVRLRELLADGVIGQPRSLVADHTQLLSDDPEHRMNNLELGGGALLDLGVYPVSFASSVFGTPTTIQATAALRDTGADMQVATLFGYADGQVANTLSASNTVGPNRAAIVGTDGWIEFDRVWYTATTFRVFGTDGEVVETYRSEVDGRGMHFQAWELERLASEGRLSGDIMPLAETVAIMETLDEVRRQIGVRYPGE; encoded by the coding sequence ATGACGGAGCAGGACATCGACCGGACCGGAACGGGAACCCCAACGGCAGGCCCGTCCACCGGCTTGCGATGGGGCATCCTCGGCCCCGCCGGCGTCGCGAAGAGCTTCACCGCCGACCTCCGACGGCACGGCTTCGACGTCCGGGCCGTCGCCTCGCGATCCGCCGAGACCGCAGCCGCGTTCGCCGCCGAGTTCGACATCCCGAACGTCCACGTGGGGTACGAGGCGCTCGCCGCCGACCCCGAGGTCGACGTGATCTACATCGCGACCCCGCACCCGTTCCACGCTGAGCAGGCGGTGCTGGCGCTCGACGCCGGGAAGCATGTCCTCATCGAGAAGCCCTTCACCCTCAACGCCGCCGAGGCGCAGGCGGTCGTGGCGCTCGCCGCGGAGCGCGGTCTGGTCGTCCTCGAGGCGATGTGGACCCGGTTCCTCCCGCACATGGTCCGGCTCCGCGAGCTGCTTGCCGACGGCGTCATCGGGCAGCCGCGCAGCCTCGTCGCCGATCACACTCAGCTGCTCTCGGACGACCCGGAGCACCGCATGAACAACCTCGAGCTGGGCGGCGGCGCGCTGCTCGACCTCGGCGTGTACCCGGTCTCCTTCGCGTCGTCCGTCTTCGGGACCCCGACGACGATCCAGGCCACGGCCGCGCTCCGCGACACGGGGGCGGACATGCAGGTCGCGACCCTCTTCGGCTACGCGGACGGCCAGGTGGCGAACACCCTGTCGGCGAGCAACACCGTCGGCCCGAACCGCGCGGCCATCGTCGGGACCGACGGCTGGATCGAGTTCGACCGCGTCTGGTACACGGCGACGACCTTCCGAGTGTTCGGCACCGACGGCGAGGTCGTCGAGACCTACCGTTCCGAGGTGGACGGCCGCGGCATGCACTTCCAGGCGTGGGAGCTCGAACGGCTCGCCTCCGAGGGCCGCCTCTCCGGTGACATCATGCCGCTCGCCGAGACGGTCGCGATCATGGAGACCCTCGATGAGGTCAGGCGCCAGATCGGCGTCCGGTACCCGGGCGAGTGA
- a CDS encoding glycosyltransferase family 1 protein, with product MRIAIVTESFLPQMNGVTHSLLRIMEHFADRGDEVLVIAPGAGALTPRLHEGFRVDGVPSIPLPRYRNVRVAAGGVGRITELLRGFRPDVVHLASPFVLGWRGVQAAERLGVPTVAVYQTDIPAYAGRYGFPVAEALLWQHVERLHGRSTLTLAPSRQSIAQLEAHAIPRVRLWVRGVDAVRFSPERRSEAWRRSVAPGGERIVGYVGRLAAEKQVEDLAVLGGLPGVKLVIVGEGPLRASLEQRLPNAVFTGFLGGEDLAVAMAGLDVFVHPGESETFCQTIQEAMASGVPVVATGRGGPVDLVDSSRTGWLYEPGRLDQLRGFVQDLVGDEVKRAAFGAAARAGVLPRSWKSVSSALIGHYSDAIEMHEGARARRSGLDPRVQMPRVTRPGTGRRSGA from the coding sequence GTGAGGATCGCAATCGTGACCGAGTCGTTCCTGCCGCAGATGAACGGCGTCACCCACTCCCTGCTCCGCATCATGGAGCACTTCGCGGACCGAGGGGACGAGGTGCTCGTCATCGCCCCCGGCGCCGGAGCCTTGACGCCACGGCTCCACGAGGGCTTCCGGGTGGACGGCGTCCCGTCGATCCCGCTCCCCCGCTACCGGAACGTGCGGGTCGCCGCCGGCGGAGTCGGCCGGATCACCGAGCTCCTCCGCGGCTTCCGCCCCGACGTGGTGCACCTGGCCTCGCCGTTCGTCCTCGGCTGGCGCGGTGTCCAGGCCGCCGAGCGCTTGGGCGTCCCGACCGTCGCCGTGTACCAGACCGACATCCCGGCCTACGCCGGACGGTACGGGTTCCCGGTCGCCGAAGCGTTGCTGTGGCAGCACGTCGAGCGCCTCCACGGCCGGTCGACGCTCACGCTTGCGCCGTCACGGCAGTCGATCGCTCAGCTGGAGGCGCACGCCATCCCGCGGGTCCGCCTGTGGGTGCGCGGCGTCGACGCCGTGCGGTTCTCACCGGAGCGGCGCAGCGAAGCCTGGCGTCGTTCCGTCGCTCCCGGCGGCGAACGGATCGTGGGCTACGTCGGTCGGCTCGCGGCCGAGAAGCAGGTCGAGGACCTCGCGGTGCTCGGTGGGCTCCCGGGCGTCAAGCTCGTCATCGTCGGCGAGGGGCCACTGCGTGCCTCACTCGAACAGCGGCTGCCGAACGCGGTCTTCACCGGATTCCTGGGCGGCGAGGACCTGGCGGTCGCGATGGCGGGACTGGACGTGTTCGTCCACCCCGGCGAGTCGGAGACCTTCTGCCAGACCATCCAGGAGGCGATGGCCTCTGGCGTACCCGTCGTCGCGACCGGTCGAGGTGGGCCGGTCGACCTCGTGGACTCCAGCCGCACCGGGTGGCTCTACGAACCCGGCAGGCTCGACCAGCTGCGCGGGTTCGTGCAGGACCTCGTGGGCGACGAGGTGAAGCGGGCGGCGTTCGGTGCCGCGGCTCGGGCAGGCGTCCTGCCGCGCAGCTGGAAGAGCGTCAGCAGCGCGCTGATCGGGCACTACAGTGACGCCATCGAGATGCACGAGGGCGCTCGGGCACGACGGAGCGGTCTCGACCCGCGTGTTCAGATGCCTCGGGTCACTCGCCCGGGTACCGGACGCCGATCTGGCGCCTGA
- a CDS encoding ROK family transcriptional regulator produces MSAGGFGSGGGIASERIESFSYTPARRLRPNAKVLPEHARGHNRALVLQTLFASGAMSRADIARATGLTRVSISDLVASLIADNLIVEVGLRETSRPGKPATLIDINRDEFQIVGLDLSDTEVFRGAVLTLDGEVVTMLEVPLDGATGTDAIAKAVALAADLVEEATVEVLGIGVGSPGVVDMTGTVRSAPNLGWTDVDLQGAIEQVAQVPVLVANDANAAVLAEYSFGGADGDLMLVSVGNGVGAGLLVGGHPLFGSRFAAGEIGHVVVGTDGGPLCACGKRGCLEAWLAVPHLRELLAAAEASDLPAAEVEQRREEILRAAGERLGVSLAAIVGALNLSEIVVSGPEELLAGVLLDAAIETVRARTMTEFHGGVQIRMSEQGADIVLRGTAVMVLSGLLGVS; encoded by the coding sequence ATGAGTGCTGGTGGATTCGGAAGCGGCGGCGGGATCGCGTCGGAGCGGATCGAATCCTTCTCGTACACCCCGGCGCGGCGGCTGCGGCCGAACGCGAAGGTCCTGCCGGAGCACGCCCGTGGTCACAACCGGGCGCTCGTCCTCCAGACCCTCTTCGCCAGCGGTGCCATGAGTCGGGCCGACATCGCCCGCGCCACCGGCCTGACCCGGGTGAGCATCTCCGACCTCGTCGCCTCGCTCATCGCGGACAACCTCATCGTCGAGGTCGGCCTCCGCGAGACCTCTCGCCCGGGCAAGCCCGCCACGCTCATCGACATCAACCGCGACGAGTTCCAGATCGTCGGCCTCGACCTCTCCGACACCGAGGTGTTCAGAGGTGCTGTGCTGACCCTCGACGGCGAGGTCGTGACGATGCTCGAGGTACCGCTCGACGGCGCCACGGGGACGGACGCGATCGCGAAGGCCGTCGCGCTCGCCGCAGACCTCGTCGAGGAGGCGACGGTCGAGGTGCTGGGCATCGGGGTCGGTTCGCCCGGCGTCGTCGACATGACCGGCACGGTCCGCAGCGCCCCGAACCTCGGCTGGACCGACGTCGACCTCCAGGGGGCGATCGAGCAGGTCGCCCAGGTGCCGGTCCTCGTCGCGAACGACGCCAACGCCGCGGTGCTCGCAGAGTACAGCTTCGGCGGGGCGGACGGCGACCTCATGCTCGTGAGCGTCGGGAACGGCGTCGGGGCAGGGCTGCTCGTGGGCGGCCATCCGCTCTTCGGGAGCCGGTTCGCCGCCGGTGAGATCGGCCACGTGGTCGTCGGCACCGACGGCGGGCCGCTGTGCGCCTGCGGGAAGCGGGGGTGTCTCGAGGCCTGGCTGGCCGTGCCGCACCTGCGCGAGCTCCTCGCGGCGGCCGAGGCGAGCGATCTTCCCGCCGCGGAGGTCGAGCAGCGTCGCGAGGAGATCCTGCGCGCGGCAGGGGAGCGCCTCGGTGTCTCGCTCGCCGCGATCGTCGGTGCGCTGAACCTGTCGGAGATCGTGGTGAGCGGCCCGGAGGAGTTGCTCGCCGGCGTGCTCCTCGACGCGGCGATCGAGACCGTGCGGGCGCGCACGATGACCGAGTTCCACGGCGGCGTGCAGATCCGGATGAGCGAGCAGGGCGCCGACATCGTCCTGCGCGGCACCGCGGTGATGGTGCTCTCCGGCCTCCTCGGCGTCTCCTGA